From Medicago truncatula cultivar Jemalong A17 chromosome 7, MtrunA17r5.0-ANR, whole genome shotgun sequence, a single genomic window includes:
- the LOC11429894 gene encoding pentatricopeptide repeat-containing protein At3g53360, mitochondrial produces MTIHSVFRRMYSYVKPSLQPAIFSNLSKELPTNSYIIFLCKQHHYKEALEAFDFHLKNSNSHFEPSTYTSLVLACANFRSLDYAKKIHDHVLKSNYQPSIILQNHMINMYGKCGSMKDARKVFDTMQLPNVVSWTSMISGYSQNGQANDAIIMYIQMTRSGQFPDQLTFGSVIKACYIAGDIDLGRQLHAHVIKSWFGHHLTSQNALISMYTNFGQIEHASNVFTRIPTKDLISWGTMITGYIQLGYRVEALYLFRDLLRQGTYQPNEFIFGSVFSACSSLLELEYGKQVHGMCVKFGLRRNVFAGCSLCDMYAKFGFLPSAKMAFCQIKNPDIVSWNAIIAAFADNGDANEAIDFFRQMIHIGLTPDSITYISLLCTCGSPVRLNQGRQIHSYIVKIGFDKEITVCNSLLTMYTKCSHLHDALNVFRDISRNANLVSWNAILSACLQKKQEGETFRLYKEMHFSGNKPDSITITTLLGTCAELTSLGVGNQVHCYSIKSGLILDVSVCNGLIDMYAKCGSLKHARDVFDSTQNLDIVSWSSLIVGYAQCGLGHEALNLFRIMTNLGVQPNEVTYLGALSACSHIGLVEEGWRLYKSMETEHGIPPTREHFSCIVDLLARAGCLHEAETFIQKSGLDADITAWKTLLAACKTHNNVDIAERGAGNILKLDPSNSAAMVMLCNIHASAGNWEEVAKLRKLMKQMGVQKVPGQSWIEVKDKFHIFFSEDSSHPQRNLIYTMLEELWSQVLDDGYDPCQRLDVSIW; encoded by the coding sequence ATGACCATTCATAGCGTATTTCGACGTATGTATAGTTATGTAAAACCTAGTCTACAACCTGCAATTTTCTCCAATCTCAGTAAAGAGCTACCAACCAATAGTTACATAATCTTCCTGTGTAAGCAACATCATTACAAGGAAGCGCTTGAAGCGTTTGATTTTCATCTAAAGAATTCGAATAGCCATTTTGAACCAAGCACCTATACAAGTCTAGTTTTGGCTTGCGCCAACTTTAGATCTCTTGATTACGCGAAGAAAATTCATGATCACGTTTTAAAGTCCAACTACCAACCAAGCATAATTCTCCAAAATCATATGATTAATATGTATGGAAAATGTGGTTCTATGAAGGATGCTAGAAAAGTTTTTGACACAATGCAGCTGCCAAATGTGGTCTCTTGGACTTCGATGATCTCCGGATACTCACAGAACGGTCAAGCGAATGATGCCATCATCATGTATATTCAAATGACGCGGTCGGGTCAGTTTCCGGACCAATTAACCTTTGGAAGCGTAATTAAGGCTTGCTACATTGCAGGCGATATAGATTTAGGCAGGCAACTGCATGCCCATGTCATTAAATCATGGTTTGGTCATCACTTGACTTCCCAAAATGCTCTTATTTCAATGTATACAAATTTCGGACAAATTGAACATGCCTCCAATGTATTTACAAGGATTCCTACAAAGGATTTAATTTCTTGGGGTACCATGATTACGGGGTATATTCAACTTGGTTATAGGGTAGAAGCTTTATATCTTTTCAGAGATTTGCTCAGGCAAGGCACTTATCAGCCAAATGAGTTTATATTTGGCAGTGTTTTCAGTGCTTGCAGCAGTCTTCTTGAATTAGAGTATGGAAAGCAAGTACATGGAATGTGTGTTAAATTCGGTTTACGCAGGAACGTTTTTGCTGGATGCTCTCTCTGTGACATGTATGCGAAATTCGGATTCTTACCTTCGGCAAAGATGGCATTCTGTCAGATTAAAAACCCTGATATAGTGTCCTGGAATGCAATTATTGCAGCATTTGCTGACAATGGTGATGCAAATGAAGCTATAGATTTTTTCCGTCAGATGATTCATATTGGGTTGACCCCAGACAGCATTACTTATATTTCTTTACTTTGCACATGTGGGAGCCCTGTGAGACTCAACCAAGGCAGGCAGATTCATTCTTACATTGTGAAAATAGGTTTTGATAAGGAAATAACCGTATGCAACTCATTGCTAACCATGTACACGAAGTGCTCACATCTACACGATGCATTGAATGTTTTCAGGGATATAAGTCGAAATGCCAACTTAGTTTCTTGGAATGCTATTCTTTCAGCATGCTTGCAGAAAAAGCAAGAAGGAGAGACTTTCAGATTATATAAGGAAATGCATTTTTCTGGAAATAAACCTGACAGTATCACCATAACTACTTTATTAGGAACTTGTGCTGAACTGACATCTTTAGGAGTGGGGAATCAAGTCCATTGCTATAGTATTAAAAGTGGGCTAATACTTGATGTTTCTGTGTGCAATGGATTGATCGACATGTATGCGAAATGTGGATCACTTAAACACGCCCGGGATGTTTTTGATTCAACACAGAACCTGGATATAGTCTCATGGAGTAGTTTAATTGTTGGTTATGCTCAGTGTGGACTTGGACATGAAGCTCTTAATCTCTTCAGAATTATGACGAATCTAGGCGTTCAGCCTAACGAGGTCACATATCTTGGCGCTCTCAGCGCGTGCAGTCACATTGGATTGGTGGAGGAAGGTTGGCGCTTATATAAATCCATGGAAACAGAACACGGGATTCCACCAACAAGAGAGCACTTCTCTTGCATAGTCGATTTGCTTGCTCGCGCTGGATGCTTGCATGAAGCAGAAACTTTTATTCAGAAATCAGGACTTGACGCTGACATTACTGCATGGAAAACTCTACTTGCTGCTTGTAAAACTCATAATAATGTTGACATTGCAGAGCGAGGCGCAGGAAATATACTAAAGCTTGACCCTTCCAATTCTGCTGCAATGGTGATGCTTTGTAACATACATGCTTCTGCTGGCAATTGGGAAGAAGTTGCCAAACTAAGGAAGTTAATGAAACAAATGGGTGTACAAAAGGTTCCTGGTCAAAGCTGGATAGAAGTTAAGGATAAGTTCCATATATTCTTCTCAGAAGATAGTTCACATCCACAAAGGAACCTCATATATACAATGCTTGAAGAGTTATGGTCGCAGGTGTTGGATGATGGTTATGATCCTTGCCAGAGGTTAGACGTTAGCATTTGGTAG
- the LOC11423273 gene encoding protein IQ-DOMAIN 1, protein MGKKGNWFSTVKKALSPDSKKSSKSKKKWFGKQKLQTSDPSVEIDTALPLPPPEDIKLTDIENQNNHHNVAEITTVVDVEEPVRSVQTAVVKTQAATVSRFAGKPKDEVAAIKIQTAFRGYLARRALRALRGLVRLKTLMEGPAVKRQAMSTLRSMQTLARVQSQIRSRRVRMLEENQALQRQLLQKHAKELETMRIGEEWDDSLQSKEQIEAKLLSKYEATMRRERALAYAFTHQQNSKNSSRSMNPMFVDPTNPTWGWSWIERWMAARPWESRGLVDKELNDHSSVKSSSRSIIGGEISKSFARFQLNSEIHSPVASQNPGSPSFQSNSTPTKPASASVARKLKKASPKGSWVMDDDSKSMASVQSDRFRRHSIAGSSVRDDESLASSPSVPSYMVPTQSAKARLRTQSQSPLAKENGKQEKGSFGTAKKRLSFPASPARPRRHSGPPKVETAINAELPVPNGVAS, encoded by the exons ATGGGGAAGAAGGGAAATTGGTTTTCTACAGTGAAGAAAGCTCTCAGCCCTGACTCAAAg aAATCAAGTaaatcaaaaaagaaatggTTTGGGAAGCAAAAATTGCAGACTTCAGACCCCTCTGTAGAAATAGATACAGCACTGCCTCTTCCTCCGCCAGAAGATATTAAATTAACtgatattgaaaatcaaaacaatcacCATAATGTTGCTGAAATTACAACTGTGGTGGATGTCGAGGAACCTGTTCGTTCTGTTCAGACAGCAGTTGTTAAGACTCAAGCTGCTACTGTTTCTCGTTTTGCTGGTAAACCAAAGGATGAAGTGGCAGCAATCAAGATTCAAACAGCTTTTCGAGGATACTTG gcaaGAAGAGCATTGCGGGCTTTAAGAGGGCTGGTCAGATTGAAAACATTGATGGAAGGGCCGGCTGTAAAACGTCAAGCCATGAGTACCCTCCGCTCAATGCAGACGTTAGCTCGTGTGCAATCTCAGATTCGTTCTAGGAGGGTCAGAATGTTAGAGGAGAATCAGGCTTTGCAGAGACAGCTCTTACAGAAGCATGCAAAGGAGCTTGAAACCATGCGG ATTGGGGAGGAATGGGATGATAGCCTACAATCAAAAGAACAAATTGAAGCCAAATTACTGAGCAAGTATGAGGCTACTATGCGAAGAGAAAGAGCACTAGCTTATGCATTCACTCATCAG CAAAACTCGAAGAACTCGTCTAGATCTATGAATCCAATGTTTGTGGATCCAACCAATCCTACTTGGGGGTGGAGCTGGATAGAACGATGGATGGCTGCCCGACCTTGGGAGAGCCGTGGCCTTGTTGATAAAGAACTAAATGATCATTCATCTGTTAAAAGTTCGAGCCGCAGCATTATAGGTGGAGAAATCAGCAAATCATTTGCCCGTTTCCAGCTCAACTCTGAAATACATTCTCCAGTAGCGAGCCAAAATCCTGGCTCACCCAGCTTTCAGTCCAATTCAACTCCTACTAAGCCGGCTTCTGCTTCAGTTGCCAGGAAACTGAAGAAGGCAAGTCCAAAGGGAAGCTGGGTTATGGATGATGATTCCAAAAGCATGGCAAGTGTACAGTCAGATCGGTTCCGCAGGCACTCTATTGCCGGGTCATCAGTTAGAGATGATGAAAGTCTTGCTAGCTCTCCATCAGTTCCAAGTTATATGGTGCCGACTCAATCTGCGAAAGCTAGGTTGAGGACACAAAGTCAAAGTCCATTAGCAAAGGAAAATGGCAAACAAGAAAAAGGATCCTTTGGAACTGCAAAAAAGCGCCTTTCTTTCCCGGCTTCGCCTGCGAGGCCAAGGCGTCATTCAGGTCCACCGAAGGTAGAAACCGCTATAAATGCAGAGTTACCTGTGCCCAATGGTGTGGCCAGTTGA
- the LOC11421484 gene encoding DEAD-box ATP-dependent RNA helicase 57 has translation MANDSSFLFAGIHFDRKKFGADIARFQKKDTDNSFAKIQTVTEDEESKETIEAVSGKKRKRKKTSSEAVDGFSVFRSSTSKSNEEGQADDNDESIRLKKEQNKQLERDAIFRKNHNIHVSGYNVPSPLQSFDELKTRYKCPSYLLWKLAELGFREPTPIQRQAIPVLLQDRECFACAPTGSGKTLAFVCPMLMKLKAHAKGGVRAVIICHSRELSGQTYRECKKLAKGEKFRIKLMTKNLLRNADFSKFSCDILISTPLRLCLAIKKKKVDLSRVEYLVLDESDKLFEPQLFKQIDSIIKACTNPSIIRSLFSATLPDFVEDRARELMHDAVRVIVGRKNMASDTIKQKLVFTGSEEGKLLAIRQSFAESLNPPVLVFLQSKERAKELYGELAFDNIRVDVIHSDLSQEERENAVDNFRAGKTWVLIATDVVARGMDFKGINCVINYDFPDSASAYIHRIGRSGRAGRSGEAITFYTEEDIPFLRNVSNLMASSGCEVPSWLTELQLQKKKWKKHRPDRDSISTKPDLPKSDSISTKPKLQKKLKKHRPKKDSIVTKPDLPKSDSISTKPKLQKKLKKHRPKKDSIVTKPDLPKSDSISTKPKLQKKLKKHRDPKEILS, from the exons ATGGCGAACGACTCGTCGTTTTTGTTCGCCGGTATTCATTTCGATAGAAAGAAATTCGGCGCCGATATTGCACGCTTCCAG aaaaaagacacgGATAACAGTTTTGCGAAGATTCAGACCGTGacagaagatgaagaaagcaagGAAACAATAGAAGCTGTGTCTGGAAAGAAGAGGAAGCGCAAGAAAACCTCTTCTG AAGCTGTTGACGGATTCAGTGTGTTCCGAAGTTCAACATCCAAGTCAAACGAAGAAGGCCAAGCCGATGATAATGATGAGTCCATTCGGCTgaagaaagaacaaaataagCAACTCGAG cGTGATGCTATCTTCAGGAAGAATCATAACATTCATGTCTCTGGTTACAATGTGCCGTCCCCACTTCAAAGCTTTGATGAGTTGAAAACAAG ATATAAATGTCCATCCTATTTATTGTGGAAACTGGCAGAACTTGGATTCAGAGAACCAACACCAATCCAACGGCAGGCTATTCCAGTACTCTTACAG GACCGTGAATGTTTTGCGTGTGCCCCAACTGGCTCTGGAAAAACCCTTGCATTTGTGTGCCCCATGCTCATGAAGCTCAAg GCTCATGCAAAAGGTGGCGTTCGAGCTGTTATCATTTGTCATAGCCGTGAATTATCTGGTCAAACATACAGAGAGTGCAAAAAGCTGGCCAAAGGAGAAAAGTTTCGCATCAAGTTAATGACAAAAAATCTTTTAAGAAATgctgatttttcaaaattttcttgtGACATACTTATATCCACTCCACTTCGATTATGCTTGGCTATCAAGAAGAAAAAGGTTGATCTCAGCAG AGTTGAGTATCTTGTCCTTGATGAATCTGATAAGCTATTTGAGCCTCAATTGTTCAAGCAGATTGATTCTATTATCAAAGCATGCACAAACCCCTCAATAATACGCTCTCTGTTTAGTGCTACTTTACCTGATTTTGTTGAAGATCGAGCTCGAGAACTCATGCATGATGCTGTTCGGGTAATCGTTGGCAGGAA GAATATGGCTTCTGATACAATTAAGCAAAAGTTAGTTTTTACCGGAAGTGAAGAAGGAAAACTTCTAGCGATTCGGCAAAGTTTTGCAGAG AGTCTAAATCCTCCAGTATTGGTCTTTCTCCAAAGCAAGGAGCGCGCGAAAGAGCTGTATGGGGAACTTGCATTCGACAATATTAGAGTTGATGTCATCCATTCTGATTTGTCTCAAGAAGAG CGAGAAAATGCAGTTGACAACTTCAGAGCTGGTAAAACATGGGTTTTGATTGCCACTGACGTGGTTGCTCGGGGAATGGATTTCAAAGGCATAAACTGTGTGATCAATTATGATTTCCCAGATTCTGCATCTGCATATATCCACAGAATTG GTCGTTCTGGCAGAGCAGGGAGGAGTGGGGAAGCGATTACATTTTACACAGAGGAGGACATTCCATTCCTGCGGAATGTATCTAATCTAATGGCATCCTCAGGCTGTGAAGTTCCATCTTGGTTGACGGAGTTGCAGTTGCAGAAGAAGAAGTGGAAGAAGCATCGACCTGACAGAGATTCTATCTCAACCAAACCAGATCTACCCAAAAGTGATTCGATCTCAACCAAACCGAAGTTGCAGAAGAAGTTGAAGAAGCACCGACCCAAAAAAGATTCTATCGTAACCAAACCGGATCTACCCAAAAGTGATTCGATCTCAACCAAACCGAAGTTGCAGAAGAAGTTGAAGAAGCACCGACCCAAAAAGGATTCTATTGTAACCAAACCAGATCTACCCAAAAGTGATTCGATCTCAACCAAACCGAAGTTGCAGAAGAAGTTGAAGAAGCACCGCGACCCGAAAGAGATTCTATCTTAA
- the LOC112416240 gene encoding beta-1,4-xylosyltransferase IRX9, giving the protein MGLVERSKKKTHLWKKAMLHFSLCFVMGFFTGLAPTGKSLIFSSKFEISVSNRTEVVAPQPSQISTKNGNKSWTAPAPRIHSQKTAAAATTKLHVKPLPQLKPKRLLIIVTPTSTKLPYHNVFLRRLANTIKLVDQPLLWIVVEAKTESTELPEILRKTGIMYRHVVFSEEFMDLEAELNHQRNLALRHIEHHRLSGIVHFAGLSNVYDLQFFQQLRDIEVFGTWPTALLLANRKRVIIEGPVCDSSQVIGWHLRSMNNETITSPIHISSFAFNSSILWDPERWGRTSSVKDTSQNSIKFVKQVVLEDEAKLKGIPPYCSKILLWRFNFFYRRTISKH; this is encoded by the exons aTGGGTTTAGTAGAAAGGTCAAAGAAAAAAACCCATTTATGGAAGAAAGCAAtgcttcatttttctttatgttttgtGATGGGTTTTTTCACAGGTTTAGCTCCAACAGGTAAATCTTTAATATTTTCTAgcaaatttgaaatttcagtCTCAAATAGAACAGAAGTTGTAGCACCACAACCTTCTCAAATCTCAACAAAAAATGGTAACAAAAGTTGGACAGCTCCAGCACCTAGAATCCATAGCCAAaaaacagcagcagcagcaacaacaaaattgcATGTAAAACCACTACCTCAATTGAAGCCTAAAAGACTTTTAATCATAGTAACACCAACAAGCACAAAACTACCTTATCACAATGTTTTTTTGAGAAGGTTGGCAAATACTATAAAGCTTGTTGATCAACCATTGCTTTGGATTGTTGTCGAAGCGAAAACCGAATCAACTGAATTGCCAGAGATATTGAGGAAAACTGGTATCATGTATAGACATGTTGTTTTCAGTGAAGAGTTCATGGACTTAGAAGCTGAATTGAATCATCAAAGAAATTTAGCTCTTAGACACATTGAACATCATAGACTTAGTGGGATTGTTCACTTTGCTGGCCTTTCTAATGTTTATGATCTTCAATTCTTCCAACAGCTTAGAGATATTGA GGTCTTTGGGACATGGCCAACGGCATTATTACTTGCAAACAGAAAAAGagtgataattgaaggacctgTTTGTGACTCATCTCAAGTTATTGGATGGCATTTAAGGAGTATGAACAATGAGACAATCACTTCTCCCATTCATATTTCAAGTTTTGCATTCAATAGCTCCATTCTGTGGGACCCTGAGAGATGGGGTCGCACTTCATCTGTTAAAGACACTTCTCAG AATTCAATCAAGTTCGTGAAGCAAGTAGTTCTAGAAGATGAGGCTAAGTTGAAGGGAATTCCACCGTACTGCTCCAAAATCTTGCTATGGCGTTTCAACTTCTTTTATAGACGCACCATTTCCAAGCACTAG